In Thermodesulfobacteriota bacterium, the following are encoded in one genomic region:
- a CDS encoding glycosyltransferase family 4 protein has product MRNIKLHCCIISTVHPPFDNRIFHKEAKSLVKAGYRVTLIAQHDRHETVNGVEILPLPKSHNRAARMLKAFVALKLSLEQRADVYHFHDPELIPSGLILKLLGKRVIYDVHEDYPRQVFVKSWIPEYLRKPVSMFVDFFERISSRLFDGIIVANDSHKERFPEDRRMVISNFPSLEYFDELMKPRESPSEQPVAIYSGLLSRKRGIGQVVEAFSLLEGVELWLVGGFEERSFREEIEKKASSNVRILGIKPFEEVVTLLRRATIGLSCFLPQPLYLNLVPTKIFEYMAAGIPLVASDFPIYREYINGCGLLINPQDPEEIAGAVKKLLGNPELMRNMGIEGQRRIKEIYNWEQEAQKLKGFYQKIMG; this is encoded by the coding sequence GTGAGAAACATTAAATTACACTGCTGTATCATCTCTACGGTACATCCTCCGTTTGATAACAGAATCTTCCACAAAGAGGCTAAGAGCTTAGTAAAAGCGGGCTATAGGGTAACGCTCATTGCTCAACATGATAGGCATGAAACTGTGAATGGCGTTGAGATTCTGCCCCTGCCAAAATCGCATAATAGGGCGGCTAGGATGCTTAAAGCATTTGTTGCTCTCAAATTATCCCTGGAACAGAGGGCGGATGTTTATCACTTCCATGACCCTGAGCTTATACCGTCAGGTCTTATTCTCAAGCTTTTGGGCAAGAGGGTTATTTACGATGTTCATGAAGACTATCCCAGGCAAGTATTCGTAAAATCCTGGATACCGGAGTATTTGCGTAAACCTGTATCCATGTTTGTAGATTTTTTTGAGAGAATTAGTTCAAGGCTATTTGATGGAATCATAGTGGCTAATGATTCTCATAAGGAGAGATTTCCGGAAGACAGGAGAATGGTAATAAGCAATTTCCCGTCTCTTGAATACTTTGATGAGCTGATGAAGCCAAGGGAATCTCCATCTGAGCAGCCCGTAGCTATCTATTCGGGATTATTATCCAGGAAAAGGGGGATAGGACAGGTTGTAGAAGCTTTTTCTCTTCTTGAGGGCGTTGAGCTATGGCTCGTTGGGGGGTTTGAGGAAAGATCTTTTAGAGAGGAAATAGAAAAGAAAGCTTCTTCTAACGTAAGGATCTTGGGGATTAAGCCTTTCGAAGAGGTGGTCACACTGCTCAGGAGGGCGACCATAGGGCTAAGCTGCTTTCTTCCTCAACCGCTTTATTTGAATTTAGTGCCGACAAAGATCTTTGAGTATATGGCCGCCGGGATTCCTCTTGTAGCATCTGATTTTCCAATTTATCGTGAGTATATAAACGGATGTGGTTTACTGATAAATCCTCAAGACCCGGAGGAAATCGCCGGGGCCGTCAAAAAACTTTTGGGTAATCCGGAACTGATGAGAAACATGGGAATAGAAGGACAAAGGAGGATTAAAGAAATATATAATTGGGAGCAGGAAGCCCAAAAACTCAAAGGCTTTTATCAAAAAATAATGGGTTAA
- a CDS encoding glycosyltransferase family 2 protein — MAIILFWFTAFLLIYAWGGYLLVLQTLALCRKRPVNKKDYYPRVTIILTVFNEEKVIRKRLENLLSLDYPSDKLEILVASDGSKDKTNEIVKQYADRGVILSVHEGKGKSITQNAAVKQAKGEIIVFTDAGTLFDPAFLKNIVRNFNDPKVGCVTSEICLLSEGENISEGQSIYWRYENAVRRYESEIGVLAKASGNSLAIRKRLFVPLDGKYGEDCIVPLDTVLQGYRVVFEPSAMVYDDFPSSIGGEFRTRIRMTLRNLTGILSRKQLLNPLKFPLVAFSLISHKILRWFSFFLMVTAFISNLFLLDKLFYQFTFCLQVAFYSLALVGFACEKGRIKTLPLLSAPFSFCLGILGMAIGVLKAFAGKEIVKYKVPIT; from the coding sequence ATGGCAATTATTTTATTTTGGTTTACTGCCTTTTTGTTAATCTATGCCTGGGGTGGTTATCTGCTGGTATTGCAGACTCTGGCGCTATGTAGAAAAAGGCCGGTTAATAAGAAGGATTATTACCCAAGAGTTACTATAATATTGACGGTTTTTAATGAAGAGAAGGTTATAAGGAAAAGATTAGAGAACCTACTTTCATTAGATTACCCAAGTGATAAGCTGGAAATCTTGGTAGCTTCAGACGGTTCTAAAGATAAGACAAATGAGATTGTCAAACAATACGCAGACAGAGGAGTCATACTTTCGGTGCATGAGGGCAAAGGTAAGAGCATTACCCAGAATGCGGCAGTTAAACAGGCTAAGGGCGAGATAATAGTATTCACAGACGCTGGCACCTTATTTGACCCAGCTTTTCTCAAAAATATAGTCAGAAATTTTAATGACCCAAAAGTAGGATGCGTGACATCGGAAATATGCTTGCTTTCCGAAGGGGAAAATATATCCGAAGGGCAATCCATATATTGGCGTTACGAAAATGCTGTTCGCAGGTATGAAAGCGAAATCGGAGTACTGGCTAAAGCTAGCGGCAACAGCTTGGCAATAAGAAAAAGACTTTTTGTTCCTCTGGATGGTAAGTACGGAGAAGATTGTATTGTTCCCCTAGACACTGTCCTTCAAGGTTACCGGGTTGTCTTCGAGCCATCGGCTATGGTATATGATGATTTTCCCTCTTCGATTGGAGGAGAATTTAGAACCAGGATCAGAATGACTTTACGGAACCTGACCGGGATACTCAGCAGAAAACAGCTTTTAAATCCCCTAAAGTTTCCGCTGGTAGCTTTTTCTCTCATATCACATAAGATTTTGAGATGGTTTTCTTTTTTCCTTATGGTTACTGCTTTTATATCGAACCTATTTCTCTTGGATAAGCTATTTTATCAATTCACTTTTTGCTTACAGGTTGCATTCTATTCATTGGCCTTAGTTGGGTTTGCGTGTGAGAAAGGAAGGATTAAAACACTTCCGCTTCTATCTGCTCCATTCAGCTTCTGCTTGGGGATTTTAGGTATGGCTATAGGGGTCTTAAAGGCATTCGCCGGAAAGGAGATTGTAAAGTACAAGGTGCCTATTACTTAA
- a CDS encoding right-handed parallel beta-helix repeat-containing protein gives MSKHRIRLCWQEFYNRSCCKEGIKLIKNVFLINCLVLTFSYAVTSVAQSTDYYVSPNGKDGSSGTSASSAWKTFKYAVPKLKPGDTLILLDGTYSEHLSIDCTKNAFNGTKDKRISIIAQNERKAFLKGDGGDPPFSLRNCSYWIIEGIRAESKDNADTTAYGMKGHVFHIMNSSDITLGRLLGAFPNRYTNTHVFNIANSAKILIEESEAYYFHRHGFSISNSSYVTLRRNYANSRGYADLSDGYRSINTKMGDEGFVFYLSTDSVMENNISENNLAIIDIGQRNTIMGNISLSNVQGFSLSHHPKWDSEFRDNTSINNVAYNNTSNGFFIRTPMNVVAENNTSIKNKDSGFKMDNEMSRPSRNVSWTIYPSLAVRNSLAVNNSKNGFRTDDVNEFSSLALQYLRAFANYRDYSTPGVSLSSSSSSDPKIGNCIVYIPSGSPLKKAGKDGKDIGANIIYRYENGELTDNKLWNQSTGQFPCGATVPGINDGSDFPDSACVNVHKRLNVGVNGCSIP, from the coding sequence ATGAGCAAGCATAGGATCCGTCTATGTTGGCAAGAATTCTACAATCGCAGTTGCTGTAAAGAAGGAATAAAGTTAATCAAGAACGTTTTCTTGATTAATTGTTTAGTTCTTACATTCTCTTATGCTGTTACTTCAGTTGCACAAAGCACCGATTATTATGTATCACCAAACGGCAAAGACGGCAGTTCGGGTACATCTGCATCATCGGCCTGGAAAACCTTTAAATACGCCGTCCCGAAGCTTAAACCCGGAGACACGTTGATTTTGCTGGACGGTACTTATAGTGAACATTTGTCCATAGACTGCACCAAAAATGCCTTTAACGGCACGAAAGATAAACGGATTAGCATTATAGCGCAGAATGAGAGAAAGGCCTTTCTGAAGGGCGACGGAGGCGACCCCCCATTCAGCTTACGAAATTGCTCCTACTGGATCATAGAAGGAATAAGAGCGGAAAGTAAAGATAACGCAGACACTACCGCTTATGGAATGAAGGGACACGTTTTCCATATAATGAATTCCTCCGACATTACGCTGGGACGATTACTGGGCGCCTTTCCCAACCGATATACCAACACCCATGTTTTTAATATAGCAAATTCTGCTAAGATATTAATCGAAGAATCCGAGGCCTACTACTTCCACAGGCATGGATTTAGCATCAGCAATTCTTCTTACGTAACTCTCAGGAGAAATTATGCAAATTCGAGAGGTTATGCTGACCTTTCTGATGGATACCGCTCAATTAATACCAAAATGGGAGACGAGGGGTTTGTTTTCTATCTTTCTACCGACTCCGTGATGGAAAACAATATAAGCGAAAATAACCTGGCCATAATCGATATTGGACAGAGGAATACAATAATGGGAAATATTTCTTTGAGTAATGTCCAGGGTTTTTCTCTTAGTCACCATCCCAAATGGGATTCTGAATTTAGGGATAATACCTCCATCAACAACGTCGCCTACAATAACACCAGTAATGGATTTTTTATACGTACCCCAATGAACGTGGTTGCCGAAAATAACACGTCGATTAAAAATAAAGATTCCGGGTTTAAAATGGACAATGAAATGAGTAGGCCCAGTCGGAATGTATCCTGGACCATATATCCGTCTCTTGCAGTAAGAAACTCTTTAGCCGTGAATAATTCTAAGAATGGATTCAGAACAGATGACGTCAATGAGTTTAGTTCCCTGGCTCTTCAGTATTTACGTGCCTTTGCCAACTATAGGGATTACAGCACTCCAGGCGTTTCTCTCAGCAGCTCTTCCTCATCCGACCCCAAGATTGGAAATTGTATCGTCTATATTCCTTCTGGGAGTCCGCTAAAAAAAGCGGGCAAAGACGGCAAAGACATAGGAGCTAATATTATTTATAGATATGAGAACGGCGAATTAACCGACAATAAGCTATGGAATCAAAGTACAGGACAATTTCCTTGCGGAGCTACTGTACCCGGCATAAATGACGGCTCTGACTTTCCCGACTCAGCCTGTGTTAACGTGCACAAAAGGCTTAACGTTGGTGTGAATGGTTGTTCCATTCCTTGA
- a CDS encoding NAD-dependent epimerase/dehydratase family protein: MRILILGGDGYLGWPTAMYLSKKGHSVGVVDNFAKRRWEMELNVEPLIPIRTLHDRVEAWREVTGKTIEVYIGDLVNYPVVEEIFKHFKPDAVVHYGEQPSAPYSMMDHNRSVFTQVNNIAGTLNVLWAMRQNVPDCHLVKLGTMGEYGTPNIDIEEGFIEITHNGRKDTLPFPKQPGSFYHLSKVHDSHNIMFACKVWKLRSTDLNQGVVYGIETDETKLDERLSTSFHYDETFGTALNRFCVQAVCGIPLTVYGEGGQSRGFLNIRDTLQCVELALLNPPKTGEYRVFNQFTEVFSVTQLAELVKSQAEKHGFKVGIKNMANPRIEAEQHYYNPKHTKLMDLGLKPHYLSDVLINSMLGIIKNHSQRIKEEIILPKITWNGDEEGKVLDLRWAASY; the protein is encoded by the coding sequence ATGAGAATATTAATACTTGGAGGAGACGGTTATCTTGGATGGCCGACCGCAATGTATCTTTCCAAGAAAGGGCACAGTGTTGGAGTAGTGGATAATTTTGCAAAGCGCAGATGGGAGATGGAGCTCAATGTCGAACCTCTGATACCCATTCGCACTCTTCATGATCGTGTTGAAGCTTGGAGAGAGGTTACCGGCAAAACTATAGAAGTATATATTGGCGACCTAGTTAACTACCCCGTCGTGGAAGAGATTTTCAAACATTTCAAACCCGATGCGGTTGTTCACTATGGTGAACAACCCTCGGCTCCATACTCCATGATGGACCATAACCGCTCCGTTTTCACACAGGTAAACAATATCGCTGGCACGTTAAACGTGCTATGGGCGATGAGACAGAATGTGCCTGATTGCCATCTGGTAAAGCTTGGAACCATGGGTGAATACGGGACCCCTAATATTGATATTGAAGAAGGGTTCATCGAGATTACGCATAACGGAAGAAAAGATACACTCCCTTTCCCCAAGCAGCCGGGTTCTTTTTATCATCTCTCAAAGGTGCATGACAGCCATAACATTATGTTTGCATGCAAGGTTTGGAAGCTTCGTTCCACGGACCTTAACCAGGGAGTCGTCTATGGGATAGAGACTGATGAAACGAAGCTGGACGAACGTCTGTCCACCAGCTTCCATTATGATGAGACCTTCGGTACGGCCCTTAATCGTTTCTGCGTCCAGGCTGTATGTGGTATACCGCTAACCGTGTACGGTGAGGGTGGACAGAGTCGCGGCTTTCTAAATATAAGGGATACCTTGCAATGTGTGGAGTTAGCTCTCCTAAATCCTCCAAAAACGGGTGAGTACCGGGTATTCAACCAATTCACGGAGGTGTTTTCCGTTACACAATTGGCTGAACTGGTAAAGTCACAGGCAGAGAAGCACGGCTTTAAAGTAGGAATCAAGAATATGGCCAATCCTAGAATTGAGGCTGAGCAACATTATTACAATCCAAAGCATACAAAACTTATGGACTTGGGGTTAAAGCCTCATTATCTGTCGGATGTTCTAATCAATAGCATGCTTGGAATTATAAAGAACCACAGTCAAAGGATTAAAGAAGAAATTATCCTGCCCAAGATAACCTGGAACGGGGACGAAGAAGGCAAAGTATTGGATTTGCGCTGGGCAGCAAGCTATTGA
- a CDS encoding O-antigen ligase family protein, whose protein sequence is MLTNTNYATYRKIGPVVGGLFILLFTAYMLGWMTTDDKLGLMAIPLVVGLCGVFILLKYPNVGFALMFFLIPLGPITRIGGPRSIEFFLGVLLMGVFVSRILLLHEKIKFDRISLLGCIFAAWAVLSSVWAEDTKQALFHAIVRLSQMIAFYVLIINYCRNERRLDIITLSFIAGAVLAALITLVKGVKVSDTERTSFAKGFDPNYFSLIISLSMILMFYYFYKTKYKLLQIIFILCSLVITYVIIKAQSRGVWVALPISFLLTVAILHRNSKIVKYVTRVSVVLVLGVVSAYYSGVINESVVERVKTLTYLFSDDPQVRVTGRFEILDVGKEMIKNTMPFGVGYANFKLVWNQYRPLTDIEDLSWQSRRAKGAHNTFLAVLAELGIFGFIIFIAIFIHIFRNIMRIGNPTTRFIFIWLIAFFMIDSLTLVTHTMPWFWFMLALIVLRAKFERQTKQLADRMNYSSIPR, encoded by the coding sequence ATGCTGACTAACACTAACTATGCAACATACCGAAAAATCGGACCTGTTGTGGGCGGCCTTTTTATATTGTTATTCACAGCTTACATGCTGGGGTGGATGACCACTGATGATAAATTGGGCCTCATGGCAATACCCTTGGTGGTTGGTCTTTGTGGTGTCTTTATCCTTCTGAAGTATCCGAATGTCGGATTCGCTTTAATGTTTTTCTTGATTCCTCTAGGACCTATCACTCGCATAGGTGGGCCTCGCTCGATTGAGTTTTTTCTGGGGGTTTTGCTTATGGGAGTATTCGTCAGTAGGATTCTCCTACTACACGAGAAAATCAAATTTGACCGCATTTCGTTGCTTGGATGCATATTTGCGGCTTGGGCAGTGCTTAGCTCTGTTTGGGCTGAAGATACCAAACAAGCTCTATTTCATGCTATCGTCAGGTTAAGTCAGATGATAGCCTTCTACGTTCTAATAATAAATTACTGCCGTAACGAACGTCGGCTCGATATTATTACCTTGAGCTTTATAGCAGGTGCAGTTCTTGCTGCGTTAATAACTTTGGTCAAGGGGGTTAAGGTTAGTGACACCGAAAGGACCTCATTTGCTAAGGGATTTGACCCTAATTATTTTTCTCTAATAATTAGCCTGTCCATGATATTAATGTTCTACTATTTTTACAAAACTAAGTATAAGCTCTTACAGATTATATTTATTTTATGTAGCTTAGTTATCACCTATGTAATTATAAAAGCCCAAAGCCGTGGGGTTTGGGTAGCTCTACCCATATCATTTCTTCTAACAGTTGCTATTCTTCACCGAAATTCAAAAATAGTAAAATATGTAACTCGTGTATCAGTAGTTTTGGTACTCGGAGTGGTTTCTGCGTATTATTCCGGGGTTATCAACGAATCTGTTGTGGAAAGGGTTAAAACCCTTACTTACCTTTTTTCTGATGATCCACAGGTTAGAGTAACTGGCCGTTTTGAAATTTTGGATGTGGGAAAGGAAATGATAAAAAATACTATGCCATTTGGTGTTGGCTATGCTAACTTTAAACTTGTTTGGAATCAATATAGACCACTTACTGATATTGAAGATCTTAGTTGGCAATCAAGGCGCGCAAAAGGAGCACACAATACATTCCTAGCTGTTTTAGCTGAATTGGGGATATTTGGGTTTATTATTTTTATAGCGATTTTTATTCATATCTTCAGGAATATAATGAGAATTGGTAATCCAACTACTCGCTTTATTTTTATTTGGCTAATTGCCTTCTTTATGATCGATAGTCTGACTTTAGTTACACACACCATGCCATGGTTTTGGTTTATGTTAGCATTGATTGTTCTAAGAGCAAAGTTTGAAAGGCAAACTAAACAGTTAGCTGATCGAATGAATTATTCTTCTATTCCTCGCTAA
- a CDS encoding glycosyltransferase family 4 protein, whose amino-acid sequence MRRYFDKVDIVVVLKEDSNVSFPTEIDLSDYNVESLPFFRNGYEMYITKLPEISLALVKLFLKYRRKWDAVLIFEPYFPNHIAYLLCKIFRKPIVLFVDGRHELFWWEKYKRERLWKKILGWFICKYYEFSIKFMIKHATTIVDSKEVYDMFGNENKPHITISTTISSSDVKNGEIINRPNKDTVTAITACRIHPQKGLEYLIRAIGRVKDAGVNIKLNIIGPTRHPNYLELLKTSVRDLGISTNVNFIDAIGDRRELMKYYESADIFVLPSLYEGSPKVIPEAMACGLPIIASRVGSIPGLLIEDGVEGILVNPKDVDGLSDALIKLSNDTNLRLRMGRAALNKAKGFTLEVQLEKFADIIKETASAV is encoded by the coding sequence TTGAGAAGGTACTTTGATAAGGTTGATATAGTTGTGGTGTTAAAGGAGGACTCAAATGTTAGTTTCCCAACGGAAATTGATTTAAGTGATTATAACGTTGAGAGTTTACCTTTTTTTCGAAATGGATATGAGATGTATATAACAAAATTGCCGGAAATATCATTGGCTCTCGTAAAATTGTTTCTGAAGTACAGACGTAAATGGGATGCGGTCCTAATTTTCGAGCCTTATTTTCCAAACCATATTGCTTATTTGTTGTGCAAGATATTTAGAAAGCCGATTGTATTATTTGTTGATGGTCGTCATGAACTTTTCTGGTGGGAGAAATACAAAAGAGAGAGATTGTGGAAGAAAATCCTAGGGTGGTTCATATGCAAGTATTATGAGTTCAGTATTAAATTCATGATCAAGCACGCTACTACTATTGTCGATAGCAAGGAAGTGTATGATATGTTCGGAAACGAAAATAAACCGCATATAACCATTAGTACAACTATATCTTCTAGCGATGTCAAAAACGGGGAGATAATAAATAGACCAAATAAAGATACGGTAACCGCCATTACAGCTTGTAGAATACATCCTCAGAAAGGATTAGAGTACTTAATAAGAGCGATTGGTAGAGTAAAAGATGCGGGCGTAAATATAAAGTTAAACATAATCGGTCCCACCAGGCATCCTAATTATCTTGAGCTACTTAAGACTAGTGTGAGAGATTTAGGAATATCCACAAATGTTAACTTTATCGATGCAATAGGTGATAGAAGAGAACTAATGAAATACTACGAAAGTGCGGATATATTTGTATTACCCTCCTTGTATGAGGGTTCTCCCAAGGTTATTCCTGAAGCTATGGCTTGTGGTTTACCTATAATTGCCTCTAGAGTTGGAAGTATCCCAGGCCTTCTTATAGAAGACGGTGTAGAAGGCATCCTGGTTAACCCAAAAGATGTGGATGGCCTAAGCGATGCACTCATTAAACTTTCTAATGATACCAATTTAAGACTGAGAATGGGACGGGCTGCGCTTAATAAAGCAAAAGGCTTTACACTAGAGGTTCAACTGGAGAAGTTCGCGGATATAATCAAGGAGACTGCTTCAGCGGTATAA
- a CDS encoding sugar transferase → MNTKESYLKRPFDLLLSFIGLVISFPLWVIISAAIYLEDGRPIFYSQTRLGKKGRVFKLLKFRSMIKDAEQQTGAVWANKEDHRITKIGGFLRRTALDELPQLLNIFKGDMSFVGPRAERPEIAREILKEIPDFNDRLLVLPGLTGLAQVYGNYNTPPRKKLRYDLLYIKNQSFWLDLKLILISFWITFTFKWSEREKRAERLIGQIMLEAGVITDQELNDALEHQRVWGGKVGENLIQLGYITHPELRHFLNLQVVQNGKGSWIIKNNDNGSHKLIGQILLESGVITEEQLMDGLENQRVRGGKIGENLVKKGYISESQVAYFLNKQLEMNS, encoded by the coding sequence ATGAATACCAAAGAGTCCTACCTGAAAAGACCTTTTGATTTGCTCTTGTCTTTCATCGGTCTGGTGATCTCTTTCCCTCTCTGGGTTATCATATCCGCCGCAATATATCTTGAGGACGGAAGACCCATCTTCTATAGCCAGACCAGGCTGGGCAAAAAGGGAAGGGTGTTCAAACTGCTCAAGTTTCGGTCTATGATAAAGGATGCTGAACAGCAGACCGGCGCGGTATGGGCGAACAAGGAGGACCATCGCATTACAAAGATAGGCGGTTTCCTCAGAAGGACCGCTCTGGATGAGCTGCCGCAGTTACTAAACATATTCAAGGGCGACATGAGCTTTGTCGGCCCGCGTGCGGAAAGGCCGGAGATTGCCAGGGAGATTTTAAAAGAAATTCCTGATTTTAACGACAGGCTTCTTGTACTTCCCGGACTGACCGGGCTGGCCCAGGTTTACGGAAATTACAACACCCCGCCCAGAAAAAAATTGCGCTATGACCTACTTTACATAAAGAATCAGAGTTTTTGGCTGGACTTAAAGCTTATTTTGATATCTTTCTGGATTACCTTCACATTCAAATGGTCGGAGAGGGAGAAGAGGGCGGAAAGGCTGATAGGCCAGATTATGTTGGAAGCCGGGGTTATAACCGACCAGGAATTAAATGACGCTTTAGAACACCAAAGGGTATGGGGTGGAAAGGTAGGTGAGAATCTTATCCAATTGGGCTATATTACTCATCCGGAGCTTAGACACTTTCTAAACCTGCAGGTGGTACAGAATGGAAAGGGTAGCTGGATAATTAAGAATAACGATAATGGTAGTCATAAATTAATAGGTCAGATACTGCTGGAATCGGGAGTCATAACTGAGGAGCAGTTAATGGACGGTCTGGAGAACCAAAGGGTGCGCGGCGGTAAAATAGGGGAAAATCTCGTCAAGAAAGGATACATTTCCGAATCCCAGGTTGCGTATTTTTTGAATAAACAGCTTGAGATGAATAGCTAA
- a CDS encoding glycosyltransferase, whose product MPKVSVVIPTYNRAELLGSAINSVLSQTFQDFEIVVVDDASRDNTAEVIRGFNDKRIKHVRHETNKGEAGARNTGVINSDGSYVAFLDDDDEWLPEKLERQIEIFERDSDRIGGVYTGFLKVDRATGQVVKEVIPTKRGNIFNELLQFNWIRIPSVLMVKKECFDRTGLFDASIPFGLDYDMWIRISKEFQFEYVDRPLVKYYSHADSRLSTNYKLVISGKEAMLKKYSDVFESNKKDHSYRYLQLGVLYCYSGNARKGREAFLRAIMAYPFEVRHYFNFCLSLLGASVFKKMKVIKENALRYGDV is encoded by the coding sequence ATGCCAAAAGTAAGCGTAGTAATTCCTACATATAATCGCGCTGAACTTCTAGGTTCAGCTATTAACAGTGTCCTGAGCCAGACATTTCAGGATTTTGAAATAGTGGTGGTGGACGATGCCTCTAGGGATAATACAGCGGAGGTAATAAGAGGTTTCAATGATAAAAGGATTAAACATGTTCGACATGAGACTAATAAAGGAGAAGCAGGGGCCAGAAATACAGGGGTGATAAACTCGGATGGGAGTTATGTAGCATTCCTGGACGACGATGATGAGTGGTTACCGGAGAAACTGGAGAGACAGATCGAAATTTTTGAGAGGGATTCTGATAGGATTGGTGGCGTATATACGGGTTTCTTGAAGGTGGATAGGGCTACAGGACAGGTGGTGAAGGAAGTTATTCCAACCAAGAGGGGAAATATATTCAATGAGCTACTCCAGTTTAACTGGATTAGAATTCCTTCAGTTCTCATGGTTAAAAAAGAATGTTTTGACAGGACGGGTTTGTTTGATGCGAGCATACCCTTTGGTCTCGATTATGATATGTGGATAAGAATTTCAAAAGAATTCCAATTTGAATATGTGGATAGGCCTCTGGTAAAGTACTACAGTCATGCCGACAGCAGGCTGTCCACTAACTACAAACTGGTGATTAGCGGCAAAGAAGCAATGCTCAAGAAATACAGCGACGTATTTGAATCGAATAAAAAGGACCACAGTTACCGTTACCTTCAACTGGGGGTGTTATATTGTTATAGTGGAAATGCCAGAAAGGGTAGGGAGGCATTTCTCCGGGCGATCATGGCTTATCCGTTCGAGGTAAGACATTATTTTAATTTTTGTCTTTCTCTTTTAGGTGCAAGTGTTTTCAAGAAAATGAAGGTGATTAAGGAGAACGCACTTAGGTATGGCGATGTTTAA